A stretch of Apis cerana isolate GH-2021 linkage group LG1, AcerK_1.0, whole genome shotgun sequence DNA encodes these proteins:
- the LOC107992782 gene encoding poly(A)-specific ribonuclease PARN isoform X8, whose protein sequence is MEVTSSNFQEVLVELDEILKNATFLCIDGEFTGLNSGPDAGVFDTPAQYYAKLRTGSMDFLLIQFGLSVFTFNQEIQKYNQRSYNFYVFPRPLNRTAPDCRFMCQTSSISFLASQGFDFNKLFKLGIPYLTANEEEKLMKRLEEKQRIRDEATEILPISDVERPQIEEICSRIDEFVTSETEELLIEKCNAFIRRLVYQEVKLRWPNKLKVESKMNNFGCSLVVQRLGTKEEEEQREIEKREREKTEIQQAVGLSILMRKIADSGKLIVGHNMLLDLCHIIHQFFGQLPESYLEFKSLVHSLFPRILDTKIICHSQQFKEHIPSSNLGILLETVSKSPFKITEVEPTDGRSYSTLSEKCHEAGYDAYITGICFIALSNYLGSLQKPEVPIVLSDSPLLNPFLNKLLIARLRDVPYINLVGDDPNPSRDHVFHLTFPKEWKFNDISHLFSPFGSVHVSWLSDISAYIELHRRDQVNEVMKVLAKTSTYKLQRYADYQASLENFNTGERKRKLSSSDKIVDY, encoded by the exons atggaagtgACTTCTTCGA atttcCAAGAGGTCCTAGTGGAATtagatgaaattttgaagaatgcGACATTTCTTTGTATCGATGGAGAATTTACAGGACTTAATTCAGGACCTGATGCCGGTGTCTTTGATACACCTGCTCAgtattatgcaaaattaagAACAGGATCAATGGATTTTCTTCTTATACAATTTGGCCTTTCCGTCTTTACATTTAATCAAGAAATACAAAA gtATAATCAACGatcctataatttttatgtttttccaCGTCCGTTAAATCGTACAGCTCCAGATTGCAGATTCATGTGTCAGACTTCCAGTATATCATTTCTAGCGTCACAAggattcgattttaataaacttttcaaattgGGCATTCCTTATTTAACTgcaaatgaagaagaaaaattgatgaaacgaTTAGAGGAGAAACAGAGGATAAGAGATGAAGCAACAGAAATATTGCCTATTTCGGACGTCGAGAGACCTCAGATTGAAGAGATTTG ttcgAGGATAGATGAATTTGTCACTTCCGAAACAGAAGAactattgatagaaaaatgtaaTGCTTTCATTAGACGACTCGTGTATCAGGAAGTAAAGCTAAGATGGCCAAAcaaattaaaagttgaaagtaaaatgaacaattttgGATGCAGTCTTGTAGTACAAAGATTAGGAActaaggaagaagaagaacaaagaGAGattgagaaaagagaaagagaaaaaacagaaattcAACAAGCAGTTGGATTAAGTATTCTTATGAGGAAAATTGCAGATTCC GGAAAATTAATAGTTGGTCATAATATGTTATTAGATCTCTGTCATATAATACATCAATTTTTTGGACAATTACCGGAATCATATTTGGAGTTTAAGAGTCTTGTTCATAGTCTATTTCCaag aattttagatacaaaaataatttgccATTCGCAGCAATTTAAGGAACATATACCGTCGTCGAATTTAGGTATATTACTAGAAACTGTTAGTAAATCACCGTTTAAAATTACAGAAGTGGAACCTACCGATGGTAGAAGTTATTCTACATTATCAGAAAAATGTCACGAGGCTGGTTACGATGCATATATAACTGGAATATGTTTCATTGCATTGTCCAATTATCTTG GTTCCTTACAAAAACCTGAAGTGCCGATAGTTTTATCGGATTCACCTTTACTcaatccttttttaaataa aCTTCTCATAGCAAGATTAAGAGATGTACCGTATATAAATCTTGTTGGAGACGATC CTAACCCAAGTAGAGATCATGTATTCCATTTAACATTCCCAAAAGAGTGGAAATTTAATGACATATCTCACTTGTTTAGTCCATTTG GAAGTGTGCATGTGTCATGGTTAAGTGATATATCCGCATACATAGAATTACATCGTCGGGATCAAGTCAACGAAGTGATGAAAGTTTTAGCTAAAACGAGTACCTATAAATTACAAAGGTATGCCGATTATCAAGCTTCTTTAGAAAACTTCAATACAGGAGAGCGCAAACGAAAATTGTCTTCGTCCGA CAAAATCGTTGATTACTGA
- the LOC107992782 gene encoding poly(A)-specific ribonuclease PARN isoform X5 translates to MEVTSSNFQEVLVELDEILKNATFLCIDGEFTGLNSGPDAGVFDTPAQYYAKLRTGSMDFLLIQFGLSVFTFNQEIQKYNQRSYNFYVFPRPLNRTAPDCRFMCQTSSISFLASQGFDFNKLFKLGIPYLTANEEEKLMKRLEEKQRIRDEATEILPISDVERPQIEEICSRIDEFVTSETEELLIEKCNAFIRRLVYQEVKLRWPNKLKVESKMNNFGCSLVVQRLGTKEEEEQREIEKREREKTEIQQAVGLSILMRKIADSGKLIVGHNMLLDLCHIIHQFFGQLPESYLEFKSLVHSLFPRILDTKIICHSQQFKEHIPSSNLGILLETVSKSPFKITEVEPTDGRSYSTLSEKCHEAGYDAYITGICFIALSNYLGSLQKPEVPIVLSDSPLLNPFLNKLLIARLRDVPYINLVGDDPNPSRDHVFHLTFPKEWKFNDISHLFSPFGSVHVSWLSDISAYIELHRRDQVNEVMKVLAKTSTYKLQRYADYQASLENFNTGERKRKLSSSEAVSTLKKGEKSVATNGVKNPQDDDSWEVATGKRRRKRRNYADAENAQRSKQKPFVEPDSWE, encoded by the exons atggaagtgACTTCTTCGA atttcCAAGAGGTCCTAGTGGAATtagatgaaattttgaagaatgcGACATTTCTTTGTATCGATGGAGAATTTACAGGACTTAATTCAGGACCTGATGCCGGTGTCTTTGATACACCTGCTCAgtattatgcaaaattaagAACAGGATCAATGGATTTTCTTCTTATACAATTTGGCCTTTCCGTCTTTACATTTAATCAAGAAATACAAAA gtATAATCAACGatcctataatttttatgtttttccaCGTCCGTTAAATCGTACAGCTCCAGATTGCAGATTCATGTGTCAGACTTCCAGTATATCATTTCTAGCGTCACAAggattcgattttaataaacttttcaaattgGGCATTCCTTATTTAACTgcaaatgaagaagaaaaattgatgaaacgaTTAGAGGAGAAACAGAGGATAAGAGATGAAGCAACAGAAATATTGCCTATTTCGGACGTCGAGAGACCTCAGATTGAAGAGATTTG ttcgAGGATAGATGAATTTGTCACTTCCGAAACAGAAGAactattgatagaaaaatgtaaTGCTTTCATTAGACGACTCGTGTATCAGGAAGTAAAGCTAAGATGGCCAAAcaaattaaaagttgaaagtaaaatgaacaattttgGATGCAGTCTTGTAGTACAAAGATTAGGAActaaggaagaagaagaacaaagaGAGattgagaaaagagaaagagaaaaaacagaaattcAACAAGCAGTTGGATTAAGTATTCTTATGAGGAAAATTGCAGATTCC GGAAAATTAATAGTTGGTCATAATATGTTATTAGATCTCTGTCATATAATACATCAATTTTTTGGACAATTACCGGAATCATATTTGGAGTTTAAGAGTCTTGTTCATAGTCTATTTCCaag aattttagatacaaaaataatttgccATTCGCAGCAATTTAAGGAACATATACCGTCGTCGAATTTAGGTATATTACTAGAAACTGTTAGTAAATCACCGTTTAAAATTACAGAAGTGGAACCTACCGATGGTAGAAGTTATTCTACATTATCAGAAAAATGTCACGAGGCTGGTTACGATGCATATATAACTGGAATATGTTTCATTGCATTGTCCAATTATCTTG GTTCCTTACAAAAACCTGAAGTGCCGATAGTTTTATCGGATTCACCTTTACTcaatccttttttaaataa aCTTCTCATAGCAAGATTAAGAGATGTACCGTATATAAATCTTGTTGGAGACGATC CTAACCCAAGTAGAGATCATGTATTCCATTTAACATTCCCAAAAGAGTGGAAATTTAATGACATATCTCACTTGTTTAGTCCATTTG GAAGTGTGCATGTGTCATGGTTAAGTGATATATCCGCATACATAGAATTACATCGTCGGGATCAAGTCAACGAAGTGATGAAAGTTTTAGCTAAAACGAGTACCTATAAATTACAAAGGTATGCCGATTATCAAGCTTCTTTAGAAAACTTCAATACAGGAGAGCGCAAACGAAAATTGTCTTCGTCCGA GGCAGTGTCCACGTTGAAAAAGGGTGAGAAATCGGTGGCAACGAACGGCGTGAAGAACCCTCAGGACGACGATAGCTGGGAAGTAGCCACAG GGAAACGACGCCGGAAGCGGAGGAACTATGCGGATGCAGAGAATGCGCAAAGATCGAAACAGAAACCCTTTGTCGAACCTGATTCCTGGGAATAA
- the LOC107992782 gene encoding poly(A)-specific ribonuclease PARN isoform X7 yields the protein MEVTSSNFQEVLVELDEILKNATFLCIDGEFTGLNSGPDAGVFDTPAQYYAKLRTGSMDFLLIQFGLSVFTFNQEIQKYNQRSYNFYVFPRPLNRTAPDCRFMCQTSSISFLASQGFDFNKLFKLGIPYLTANEEEKLMKRLEEKQRIRDEATEILPISDVERPQIEEICSRIDEFVTSETEELLIEKCNAFIRRLVYQEVKLRWPNKLKVESKMNNFGCSLVVQRLGTKEEEEQREIEKREREKTEIQQAVGLSILMRKIADSGKLIVGHNMLLDLCHIIHQFFGQLPESYLEFKSLVHSLFPRILDTKIICHSQQFKEHIPSSNLGILLETVSKSPFKITEVEPTDGRSYSTLSEKCHEAGYDAYITGICFIALSNYLGSLQKPEVPIVLSDSPLLNPFLNKLLIARLRDVPYINLVGDDPNPSRDHVFHLTFPKEWKFNDISHLFSPFGSVHVSWLSDISAYIELHRRDQVNEVMKVLAKTSTYKLQRYADYQASLENFNTGERKRKLSSSEETTPEAEELCGCRECAKIETETLCRT from the exons atggaagtgACTTCTTCGA atttcCAAGAGGTCCTAGTGGAATtagatgaaattttgaagaatgcGACATTTCTTTGTATCGATGGAGAATTTACAGGACTTAATTCAGGACCTGATGCCGGTGTCTTTGATACACCTGCTCAgtattatgcaaaattaagAACAGGATCAATGGATTTTCTTCTTATACAATTTGGCCTTTCCGTCTTTACATTTAATCAAGAAATACAAAA gtATAATCAACGatcctataatttttatgtttttccaCGTCCGTTAAATCGTACAGCTCCAGATTGCAGATTCATGTGTCAGACTTCCAGTATATCATTTCTAGCGTCACAAggattcgattttaataaacttttcaaattgGGCATTCCTTATTTAACTgcaaatgaagaagaaaaattgatgaaacgaTTAGAGGAGAAACAGAGGATAAGAGATGAAGCAACAGAAATATTGCCTATTTCGGACGTCGAGAGACCTCAGATTGAAGAGATTTG ttcgAGGATAGATGAATTTGTCACTTCCGAAACAGAAGAactattgatagaaaaatgtaaTGCTTTCATTAGACGACTCGTGTATCAGGAAGTAAAGCTAAGATGGCCAAAcaaattaaaagttgaaagtaaaatgaacaattttgGATGCAGTCTTGTAGTACAAAGATTAGGAActaaggaagaagaagaacaaagaGAGattgagaaaagagaaagagaaaaaacagaaattcAACAAGCAGTTGGATTAAGTATTCTTATGAGGAAAATTGCAGATTCC GGAAAATTAATAGTTGGTCATAATATGTTATTAGATCTCTGTCATATAATACATCAATTTTTTGGACAATTACCGGAATCATATTTGGAGTTTAAGAGTCTTGTTCATAGTCTATTTCCaag aattttagatacaaaaataatttgccATTCGCAGCAATTTAAGGAACATATACCGTCGTCGAATTTAGGTATATTACTAGAAACTGTTAGTAAATCACCGTTTAAAATTACAGAAGTGGAACCTACCGATGGTAGAAGTTATTCTACATTATCAGAAAAATGTCACGAGGCTGGTTACGATGCATATATAACTGGAATATGTTTCATTGCATTGTCCAATTATCTTG GTTCCTTACAAAAACCTGAAGTGCCGATAGTTTTATCGGATTCACCTTTACTcaatccttttttaaataa aCTTCTCATAGCAAGATTAAGAGATGTACCGTATATAAATCTTGTTGGAGACGATC CTAACCCAAGTAGAGATCATGTATTCCATTTAACATTCCCAAAAGAGTGGAAATTTAATGACATATCTCACTTGTTTAGTCCATTTG GAAGTGTGCATGTGTCATGGTTAAGTGATATATCCGCATACATAGAATTACATCGTCGGGATCAAGTCAACGAAGTGATGAAAGTTTTAGCTAAAACGAGTACCTATAAATTACAAAGGTATGCCGATTATCAAGCTTCTTTAGAAAACTTCAATACAGGAGAGCGCAAACGAAAATTGTCTTCGTCCGA GGAAACGACGCCGGAAGCGGAGGAACTATGCGGATGCAGAGAATGCGCAAAGATCGAAACAGAAACCCTTTGTCGAACCTGA
- the LOC107992782 gene encoding poly(A)-specific ribonuclease PARN isoform X6, protein MEVTSSNFQEVLVELDEILKNATFLCIDGEFTGLNSGPDAGVFDTPAQYYAKLRTGSMDFLLIQFGLSVFTFNQEIQKYNQRSYNFYVFPRPLNRTAPDCRFMCQTSSISFLASQGFDFNKLFKLGIPYLTANEEEKLMKRLEEKQRIRDEATEILPISDVERPQIEEICSRIDEFVTSETEELLIEKCNAFIRRLVYQEVKLRWPNKLKVESKMNNFGCSLVVQRLGTKEEEEQREIEKREREKTEIQQAVGLSILMRKIADSGKLIVGHNMLLDLCHIIHQFFGQLPESYLEFKSLVHSLFPRILDTKIICHSQQFKEHIPSSNLGILLETVSKSPFKITEVEPTDGRSYSTLSEKCHEAGYDAYITGICFIALSNYLGSLQKPEVPIVLSDSPLLNPFLNKLLIARLRDVPYINLVGDDPNPSRDHVFHLTFPKEWKFNDISHLFSPFGSVHVSWLSDISAYIELHRRDQVNEVMKVLAKTSTYKLQRYADYQASLENFNTGERKRKLSSSEIAAWPLRNLQEKALNLVRTIRKFIPRL, encoded by the exons atggaagtgACTTCTTCGA atttcCAAGAGGTCCTAGTGGAATtagatgaaattttgaagaatgcGACATTTCTTTGTATCGATGGAGAATTTACAGGACTTAATTCAGGACCTGATGCCGGTGTCTTTGATACACCTGCTCAgtattatgcaaaattaagAACAGGATCAATGGATTTTCTTCTTATACAATTTGGCCTTTCCGTCTTTACATTTAATCAAGAAATACAAAA gtATAATCAACGatcctataatttttatgtttttccaCGTCCGTTAAATCGTACAGCTCCAGATTGCAGATTCATGTGTCAGACTTCCAGTATATCATTTCTAGCGTCACAAggattcgattttaataaacttttcaaattgGGCATTCCTTATTTAACTgcaaatgaagaagaaaaattgatgaaacgaTTAGAGGAGAAACAGAGGATAAGAGATGAAGCAACAGAAATATTGCCTATTTCGGACGTCGAGAGACCTCAGATTGAAGAGATTTG ttcgAGGATAGATGAATTTGTCACTTCCGAAACAGAAGAactattgatagaaaaatgtaaTGCTTTCATTAGACGACTCGTGTATCAGGAAGTAAAGCTAAGATGGCCAAAcaaattaaaagttgaaagtaaaatgaacaattttgGATGCAGTCTTGTAGTACAAAGATTAGGAActaaggaagaagaagaacaaagaGAGattgagaaaagagaaagagaaaaaacagaaattcAACAAGCAGTTGGATTAAGTATTCTTATGAGGAAAATTGCAGATTCC GGAAAATTAATAGTTGGTCATAATATGTTATTAGATCTCTGTCATATAATACATCAATTTTTTGGACAATTACCGGAATCATATTTGGAGTTTAAGAGTCTTGTTCATAGTCTATTTCCaag aattttagatacaaaaataatttgccATTCGCAGCAATTTAAGGAACATATACCGTCGTCGAATTTAGGTATATTACTAGAAACTGTTAGTAAATCACCGTTTAAAATTACAGAAGTGGAACCTACCGATGGTAGAAGTTATTCTACATTATCAGAAAAATGTCACGAGGCTGGTTACGATGCATATATAACTGGAATATGTTTCATTGCATTGTCCAATTATCTTG GTTCCTTACAAAAACCTGAAGTGCCGATAGTTTTATCGGATTCACCTTTACTcaatccttttttaaataa aCTTCTCATAGCAAGATTAAGAGATGTACCGTATATAAATCTTGTTGGAGACGATC CTAACCCAAGTAGAGATCATGTATTCCATTTAACATTCCCAAAAGAGTGGAAATTTAATGACATATCTCACTTGTTTAGTCCATTTG GAAGTGTGCATGTGTCATGGTTAAGTGATATATCCGCATACATAGAATTACATCGTCGGGATCAAGTCAACGAAGTGATGAAAGTTTTAGCTAAAACGAGTACCTATAAATTACAAAGGTATGCCGATTATCAAGCTTCTTTAGAAAACTTCAATACAGGAGAGCGCAAACGAAAATTGTCTTCGTCCGA GATTGCTGCCTGGCCCTTGCGAAACCTTCAAGAAAAAGCGTTAAATCTCGTTCGGACTATAAGGAAGTTTATTCCTCGTTTGTGA